The Chitinophaga caeni genome segment AGCGAACCTTGAAGAACCATCCCTGCGGATGCTAGCGGCCAACAGGTATTTACCGGCAAATGAATAATTGGCTCTCAAGAAATAAGACATGAAATTATATTTACTGTGGGGGGAACTTCCATACAGTATATTCGTTGCTCCCGAAAGGTATTTCAGGGCATTCGAAGGATAGTTTTCTGCTTGAACCGTTGTATTGTAGCTGTTATTTTGTTGGTAGCTCATACCGAGAGTAGCATTAAACGAATGGTTAGCATTCTTAAATAACGGTGTAAACGTAAAGTAATTATTAGTATTATAACCGACCGCTTGTGAATATCTTCCTTGTCCCAAACCTTTATCGCCACCATCTATGGAGCCCTTAGCAGCAATGGATTCTTGTGTAAGCTGGTTTATATCAGCTCCGAACTCAGAACGGAAACTTATCCATGGTTGGATTTTCAACTCACCAAATGCATTACCTAAAATGCGGAAGGTAACTTGGTCATCACTATTTAACTTTGCATCGATCAAGCCATTGCTATAAAGAGTAGTAGAGTTTAATTGGCCGGAAGTGGGATCTATGATTGGAGATAATGGTGATTGCGCGAATAACTGCCCTGGGGTCGAATAGCTATTGTCATTCGCTATCCTGTTTAATTCTGATCGGTTGATGGCCATATTCACACCAAATTGTACCTTGTCGTTAGGATGATGTGCAATATTTAGGCGAGAGCCATACCTTTGAAATTCATTCCGTATAACGATTGCTTCAAGTTTATCATAGTAACCGGAAATATAAAAATTGGTCTTCTCGTTGCCACCTGTAGCTGATATGTTTACGCCTTGACCTTTAGCTACTTTTCTGTATGCTTGATCTTCCCAATTGGTATTAACTTCTTGGTTTTTCCAATCGGTTCCAAGGGATAGATCATCGAAAAGACTTTCAACATTGCCAACGTACACTGCCATTGCTTCATCGATCGTGCCGTATTGCCCATTTTCAAAGCTTGTTTTTGCGTCATTGACAGCAGCTTCAGTTAAGAGTTCTACATATTCCTTGGTGTTTAGAAATCCTCTTTTCATGGTTGGTTTCCCCCAACTACTTCTCAAGTCTAGGGAGAATACAGTTTTCTGGTTCTGCCGCCCTTTTTTCGTAGTAATCAAGATTACCCCGTTTGAAGCCCTAGCTCCATATATCGCGGCAGCGGCAGCGTCTTTTAAAATTTCAACAGATTCAATATCTGAAGGGTTAATATCGATCAAAGGGTTTGTCGGATCATTGTTGATATCTGATAAGCTGCCAGACACGATTGGCTGCCCATCTACTATGTACAATGGTTGGCTCGTTGCTGAAATCGAAGAAGTCCCACGTATACGGATTTTAATGGCTTGGCCAACTTTGCCGCTACTTGATTCAACTACCACGCCAGCGGCCTTTCCCTGGATAGCTGATTCAAAACTGGGAGCAGGGTAATTCGCTACGTCTACCGTGTTAAGTTTGACTAGTGAGCCCGTTGCCTCCCTTTTCTTTTGGGTGCCATATCCGACTACCAAAACTTCATTTAAGCTACGTTCACTTAAGGTTAATGATACATTTATCTCATCGCCATGAATGGGAACTTCCATAGTAGTATAGCCTATGAAGGAAAACTCTAAAGTTGTTACATTTTCAGGAAGAGTCATTGAATATTCTCCTTGAATGTTCGATACCGTGGTGATTAGTGTTCCTTTTATTTTAATTGTCACACCGGGTAAAGGAGCTTTGTCTCTCGAGTCTGTAACCTTTCCGTGGACTGCTCTAATTTGAGCACTAGTTACTATAGGGAATAGTAGTATTAGTCCCATTATAGCAAGGTGAATAATGCGCATACACACAATTTAGGGTATTGAGTAAATATTAGTGATTTCCAATTTTGAGAAGGGAATTTGGTTTCGCTAGGGCTAAATTGCTCTGATTTTAATGTTCTTTAATGCATAGGGTATCCTGGATTCTGCGTTTAGAGATACCAAAGTAAATAATTCTTTTTATTATAAATTCAAAAATATATATAAGTTTTCAAAAAAAAGCCCGGCCCGTCCTAATTTGGACGGGCCGGGCTTTATGAAATAAATTTATCTTGATCGTCAATCCCTTCGGCTGGCGCCCAGGTAGATAAATATATATTGGATTAATATTGCGACTGAGGAGACTGCGGCTACAACGTAGGTCATCGCTGCCCACCACAAGGCGTCCTTTGCCTTATCATGTTCCCCTTTGTTTAAAGTTGACGTGTTGTTTAACCAGGCCAAGGCACGGTTGGAAGCATCAAATTCTACCGGCAAGGTTATCAAAGAGAATAAGGTGGTCAAGCCAAAAAGGATAATTCCGGCCAATAGTAGCACCGGGAATGCCTTTATTAATAAAATACCTGCCAGCAGCACCCATTGCACGATACCGGAACTGAATTGTACCACGGGAACCATCTTACTCCTGAAATTGAGCCAGCGGTAAGCCGTTGCATGCTGCACCGCGTGACCGCATTCATGGGCTGCTACGGCAGCGGCGGCAATGGTGGCGTTATTATATACATCGGGGCTCAGGTTTACCGTTTTGTTAGCCGGGTTATAGTGATCGGAAAGGAAGCCTTCCGATGATTTTACCTGCACATCGTGTATGTTATTGTCTCTCAACATTTTCTCAGCAATTTCCCTTCCCGTGAGACCGTTGGAAAGAAATACCTGGTTGTACTGGTTGAATTTGGATTTAAGGCGCCAGCTAACCAGCATGCTGATCCCTACAAATATTAGGGAAATTACCATTACGCTTGGTGTCATAGCTTGTTATTTAGTTTAGGATAATCGATCAAATTGCCTTCCAAAACCCGGCAATTGGGAAATTTTTAACAAATATAGCCGGGGAATGGTATTTTTGTCGCCAGGTAAGGAGCACTTTACCTAAAATAAAAAAATATTGCTGTCATTTTGTCATTTTTTGAAGATTTTTCCTGCTTTTTAAACCCTTGAATAAATATATATTATTTGTTTAATATTAAACATATTTTATATATTGTAAAGCTCCCCACTTCTCCTATCTATCAATAATTTATGTACGCTTACATCTAATAATTTTGAATTTAAAAGGGCTATGATAGGGCTTTCTAGCCTACTGGCAGTAGCAATGCGATATACTTTAAAAGTTATTCACATCCATTAAATAAACTTTTTTATTCTGACCGCATTTAGTAATTTAGTCCTGAATTTAATGGGTTAGTAAGTAGAAAGGGTCAGCGGTGAAAACCGTTGGCTCTTTTCTCATTTTAGCCCAAGTTGATAAAACTTACCTTTTGTTGCCAAAGAATATTTCTGCGCAAAAAAATTTTCCTAATAAATTGATTAAGTATTTTTTACGATGATAATAATAAAGTTTGATTACAAGCTTTTCTCATTAACCGGTTAATTTTTATCTACCTAGAAACTCTCCATACTTTTTTTTCTACTACCAAACTGACAAAATTGTACTTACTTTTTATTTTATTACCAAGGGGCATTTAATACATCCCCTCTTCGAATAATTTTATCTTCCTATTTTTATGCAATGAGTAAAATTAAAACGGCTTTCTTCTGCCAGGCTTGTGGTTATGAATCTGCAAAATGGACCGGTAAGTGTCCTTCTTGTAATAGTTGGAATACATTCGTCGAAGAAAAAATTCAAAAAGATATTTCCCCGAGGCATTATGATTGGAGAGACTCCAAAGAGGCGCATGTTGCTAAAACGAAGATCGTGCAATTGTCGGCGGTTGAAGGTGCTGAAGAAAGGCGGATACTCACTCCTGATGCGGAATTGAATAGGGTGCTTGGTGGAGGTATCGTTGAAGGTTCGCTCGTCCTCGTTGGTGGTGAACCGGGTATTGGTAAATCAACTTTGTTCTTACAGAATGCGCTGGCTTTAAAAGGAATTAAAATACTTTATGTAAGCGGTGAAGAGAGTGAACAACAAATAAAAATGCGGGCGGATCGCTTGAATATTTTGAACGATGATTTCTACCTGCTAACGGAAACCTCCACCCAAGAAATTTTCCAAGAGATTAAAAAGTTGCAACCGAACTTGGTTATCGTCGACTCTATTCAAACACTTCATTCCCCCATGATCGATTCAGCTCCCGGCAGCGTTTCCCAGGTGAGGGAAACAACTGCTGAATTGCAACGTTTCGCGAAGGAATCACAAGTTCCCGTTTTTATAATCGGTCATATCACCAAGGATGGAGCCATCGCCGGACCAAAAGTTTTGGAGCATATGGTAGATACCGTTTTGCAGTTCGAGGGAGATCAACATTATGCATACCGGATATTGCGAACTATTAAAAATCGTTTCGGCTCCACGGCTGAACTGGGTATCTATGAAATGACCGGCAATGGCTTGCGCCAAGTGAGCAATCCTTCGGAGATATTAATATCCCAGAGGGAAGACCAGCTGAGCGGGATCGCGATAGCGGCCACTATTGAAGGGTTAAGACCGATGTTGATCGAGGTGCAGGCCTTGGTCACACAATCCGTTTACGGTACCCCGCAACGAACGGCGACGGGTTTCGATTTGCGTAGGTTGCAATTGTTGCTGGCCGTGTTGGAAAAACGGGGTGGCTTTCATTTCGGTGTGAAGGACGTATTTTTAAATATCGCCGGGGGAATAAGGGTAGAAGATCCCTCGATCGATTTAGCCGTTCTTTGTTCATTGCTTTCTTCGTATGAAGATATCCCGCTTTCGAACCATGTTTGTTTTGCAGGGGAGGTAGGATTAAGCGGGGAAATCCGCGCGGTAAACCGTATTGAACAAAGGATCGCGGAAGCGGAGAAACTTGGCTTTGAAAAAATCTTTATTTCCAAATACCATAAAAAGGGATTAAACCTCTCCAAGTTTAAGATAGAAATTGTTCCTGTCGGGAGGGTAGAAGAGGTATACCAATTGTTATTTTAACATGCCGTTCTAAAGTCATAAATTCACAGGGTATGATCTAATTCGTACCCTATTGTTATGTTAACCAACTTGATGAATTTATTTTACCCGCATTGCTGCGAGGCTTGTGGCCTTAGCTTGACTAATTCGGAACGGTATTTATGCCTTTCTTGTTTCGGCAAACTACCTTCAACTAATTTTCTTCACTGGCCTGAAAATCCCGTGGCCAAAATGTTTTACGGCAGGGTGGATTTGAAAATGGCTGCTGCAACTTATTATTATCATAAGGACTCCATCTTGCAACGGTTAGTACACCGGTTTAAATATAAAGAGACGCCTCATTTAGCGGTTTGGTTCGGTAAATGCATGGGGGAGCAGTTCCTGGAAGCGGGTATCCCGATCCTATTTGATGCTATTGTCCCGATGCCGTTGCATCCCCAGAAGTATAAAGTTAGGGGCTATAATCAAGCAGAAGAATTGGCCCGGGGTTTAGCGCTGAAATTGCAATTGCCCCTGATGGCTGATTACTTGCGCAGAAAATCCTATAACAATTCACAAACCCGGAAGGGGCGGGTAGATCGTTGGGAGAATGTCGAAGGTATCTTCGAAGTACGCGATCAGGGAACGGCAAGCTGCAAACATGTATTGTTAATCGATGATGTGGTAACTACGGGTGCTACTATGGAATCGGCTGCGCAAGCCTTGCTGCCATATGTAGATGCTTTGAGTATAGTTTGCTTGGGCGTAACGGCTTGAATAAAAAATACAGGTGCTTGAAAGCACCTGTCTACGGTAACTATTCCACGTTATGAATACGCAATTGTTGTTGCATTTTATTTTTCACCTTTTCGGGTGGCCGATAAATCGGGTTGTATATCTTGCGACAGCGTTTGACGGCTGCTGAGTTCAAACTTGTTAATAAAGCATACTTTGAAAGTATGATTCGTCAATGTGTCTGGCTCTTCCGCGGCAACCCTTTGTAAACCGAATTTATCAAAGTCTGCCTTGAGCTGTTGTAGGTATTCTTGAATGCTCATATAAAGGTCTTTAAACAGATGATTACTCGAAATTTTGTAACAGCATCGATATTTGCATGGGATACATACAATTTAATGCTTTGCGGTTATAAATCAATGGGTTAAAATATAAATGTCCCTAATTTTTTACCGGGATGCCCCGCGAAGCAACCAGGGTAAGGGTATAGACTCCATTGTATTGAATTATAAACCAATTTTCTATAATATCAACCTCTAAAAAGCAGTTTTGTTTAATACTCTACAAATATAATAGGGTTTATAGAGTATTCAAAATATTTGGATAACTTTTTAATGGAATCTTTTCCTGTACTAACATTCACGATGTAAAAATAACTTGAATTAGGGAG includes the following:
- a CDS encoding SusC/RagA family TonB-linked outer membrane protein gives rise to the protein MRIIHLAIMGLILLFPIVTSAQIRAVHGKVTDSRDKAPLPGVTIKIKGTLITTVSNIQGEYSMTLPENVTTLEFSFIGYTTMEVPIHGDEINVSLTLSERSLNEVLVVGYGTQKKREATGSLVKLNTVDVANYPAPSFESAIQGKAAGVVVESSSGKVGQAIKIRIRGTSSISATSQPLYIVDGQPIVSGSLSDINNDPTNPLIDINPSDIESVEILKDAAAAAIYGARASNGVILITTKKGRQNQKTVFSLDLRSSWGKPTMKRGFLNTKEYVELLTEAAVNDAKTSFENGQYGTIDEAMAVYVGNVESLFDDLSLGTDWKNQEVNTNWEDQAYRKVAKGQGVNISATGGNEKTNFYISGYYDKLEAIVIRNEFQRYGSRLNIAHHPNDKVQFGVNMAINRSELNRIANDNSYSTPGQLFAQSPLSPIIDPTSGQLNSTTLYSNGLIDAKLNSDDQVTFRILGNAFGELKIQPWISFRSEFGADINQLTQESIAAKGSIDGGDKGLGQGRYSQAVGYNTNNYFTFTPLFKNANHSFNATLGMSYQQNNSYNTTVQAENYPSNALKYLSGATNILYGSSPHSKYNFMSYFLRANYSFAGKYLLAASIRRDGSSRFAENNKYGNFYSGSAGWLISEENFLKEVPFLNILKLRTSYGITGNAEIGEGAYYSLYSVANYPDYPGYMPIQIGNPHLHWEKTDQYDIGLEFGLIHNRLSGEIDYYNKKTADLLLNVNIPGTTGFSTLLQNVGNMTNKGLEITLNSININGAFYWTTNFNISFNKNRVKNIKGQIIEDGQQRAVEGQPIGVFYMREYAGADPETGVDTYIGDDGKPTIDYDAAPRKVFGYSNPDFTGGITNTFNFNGFDLSAFFMFVSGNKIYNRAGIYQASGFSGAYDNQLKEILNRWQEPGDHSYISKLSFENGNLYRPSSRYLYDGSYIRLKNITLGYNLPKTISNKLKLNSARLYVSGYNLWTSTKYISDPEVNTEVLGNISGGIDFYTVPQAKQIQVGLNVKF
- a CDS encoding zinc metallopeptidase encodes the protein MTPSVMVISLIFVGISMLVSWRLKSKFNQYNQVFLSNGLTGREIAEKMLRDNNIHDVQVKSSEGFLSDHYNPANKTVNLSPDVYNNATIAAAAVAAHECGHAVQHATAYRWLNFRSKMVPVVQFSSGIVQWVLLAGILLIKAFPVLLLAGIILFGLTTLFSLITLPVEFDASNRALAWLNNTSTLNKGEHDKAKDALWWAAMTYVVAAVSSVAILIQYIFIYLGASRRD
- the radA gene encoding DNA repair protein RadA; the encoded protein is MSKIKTAFFCQACGYESAKWTGKCPSCNSWNTFVEEKIQKDISPRHYDWRDSKEAHVAKTKIVQLSAVEGAEERRILTPDAELNRVLGGGIVEGSLVLVGGEPGIGKSTLFLQNALALKGIKILYVSGEESEQQIKMRADRLNILNDDFYLLTETSTQEIFQEIKKLQPNLVIVDSIQTLHSPMIDSAPGSVSQVRETTAELQRFAKESQVPVFIIGHITKDGAIAGPKVLEHMVDTVLQFEGDQHYAYRILRTIKNRFGSTAELGIYEMTGNGLRQVSNPSEILISQREDQLSGIAIAATIEGLRPMLIEVQALVTQSVYGTPQRTATGFDLRRLQLLLAVLEKRGGFHFGVKDVFLNIAGGIRVEDPSIDLAVLCSLLSSYEDIPLSNHVCFAGEVGLSGEIRAVNRIEQRIAEAEKLGFEKIFISKYHKKGLNLSKFKIEIVPVGRVEEVYQLLF
- a CDS encoding ComF family protein; translation: MNLFYPHCCEACGLSLTNSERYLCLSCFGKLPSTNFLHWPENPVAKMFYGRVDLKMAAATYYYHKDSILQRLVHRFKYKETPHLAVWFGKCMGEQFLEAGIPILFDAIVPMPLHPQKYKVRGYNQAEELARGLALKLQLPLMADYLRRKSYNNSQTRKGRVDRWENVEGIFEVRDQGTASCKHVLLIDDVVTTGATMESAAQALLPYVDALSIVCLGVTA